A window of Anomalospiza imberbis isolate Cuckoo-Finch-1a 21T00152 chromosome 4, ASM3175350v1, whole genome shotgun sequence contains these coding sequences:
- the PACRGL gene encoding PACRG-like protein isoform X4: protein MSSGIQIKTKSAAQKSKTCSPESQPKPSAKLNPKTIDPVCFHAYSQPPSPFAATYARGGIPCRLVHGSVKHKLQWECPPETVPFDPLLLTLAEAHADDEIFRRGLDALVQLSAVVGPSLNDHLKLLLTNLLKRLMDKKYREEVTVALQKLEQCGGKATVAIIKSKIPTYCSIYS, encoded by the exons ATGTCATCAGGCatccaaataaaaacaaaatctgcagcccagaaaagcaAGACATGTTCTCCAGAATCACAGCCAAAGCCTAGTGCCAAGCTGAATCCTAAAACTATTGACCCAGTATGT TTTCATGCTTATTCTCAGCCACCATCTCCATTTGCTGCTACATATGCTAGAGGTGGCATTCCATGTAG GTTAGTTCATGGATCAGTAAAGCACAAACTGCAGTGGGAATGCCCTCCTGAAACTGTTCCCTTTGATCCTCTTCTTTTAACTCTGGCAGAG GCCCATGCAGATGATGAAATATTTAGAAGGGGATTGGATGCTCTAGTGCAATTGAGTGCTGTTGTTGGCCCATCTCTTAATGATCATCTTAAACTTCTACTCACAAAT CTTTTAAAGAGATTAATGGACAAGAAATACAGAGAAGAAGTTACTGTTGCTTTACAGAAGTTGGAGCAGTGTGGTGGAAAG GCAACTGTGGcgatcatcaaatccaaaatTCCAACCTACTGTTCTATCTACTCTTGA
- the PACRGL gene encoding PACRG-like protein isoform X1 encodes MSSGIQIKTKSAAQKSKTCSPESQPKPSAKLNPKTIDPVCFHAYSQPPSPFAATYARGGIPCRLVHGSVKHKLQWECPPETVPFDPLLLTLAEGLRETKHPYTFVSKEGFKELLLVEGAAEKAIPLLPRLVPVLKAALAHADDEIFRRGLDALVQLSAVVGPSLNDHLKLLLTNLLKRLMDKKYREEVTVALQKLEQCGGKATVAIIKSKIPTYCSIYS; translated from the exons ATGTCATCAGGCatccaaataaaaacaaaatctgcagcccagaaaagcaAGACATGTTCTCCAGAATCACAGCCAAAGCCTAGTGCCAAGCTGAATCCTAAAACTATTGACCCAGTATGT TTTCATGCTTATTCTCAGCCACCATCTCCATTTGCTGCTACATATGCTAGAGGTGGCATTCCATGTAG GTTAGTTCATGGATCAGTAAAGCACAAACTGCAGTGGGAATGCCCTCCTGAAACTGTTCCCTTTGATCCTCTTCTTTTAACTCTGGCAGAG GGACTAAGAGAGACAAAACATCCTTATACTTTTGTTTCCAAGGAGGGTTTTAAAGAATTACTTCTAGTTGAAGGTGCTGCTGAAAAAGCTATTCCCTTGTTGCCTCGTCTAGTTCCAGTCTTAAAGGCTGCACTG GCCCATGCAGATGATGAAATATTTAGAAGGGGATTGGATGCTCTAGTGCAATTGAGTGCTGTTGTTGGCCCATCTCTTAATGATCATCTTAAACTTCTACTCACAAAT CTTTTAAAGAGATTAATGGACAAGAAATACAGAGAAGAAGTTACTGTTGCTTTACAGAAGTTGGAGCAGTGTGGTGGAAAG GCAACTGTGGcgatcatcaaatccaaaatTCCAACCTACTGTTCTATCTACTCTTGA
- the PACRGL gene encoding PACRG-like protein isoform X3, with translation MSSGIQIKTKSAAQKSKTCSPESQPKPSAKLNPKTIDPVCFHAYSQPPSPFAATYARGGIPCRLVHGSVKHKLQWECPPETVPFDPLLLTLAEEGFKELLLVEGAAEKAIPLLPRLVPVLKAALAHADDEIFRRGLDALVQLSAVVGPSLNDHLKLLLTNLLKRLMDKKYREEVTVALQKLEQCGGKATVAIIKSKIPTYCSIYS, from the exons ATGTCATCAGGCatccaaataaaaacaaaatctgcagcccagaaaagcaAGACATGTTCTCCAGAATCACAGCCAAAGCCTAGTGCCAAGCTGAATCCTAAAACTATTGACCCAGTATGT TTTCATGCTTATTCTCAGCCACCATCTCCATTTGCTGCTACATATGCTAGAGGTGGCATTCCATGTAG GTTAGTTCATGGATCAGTAAAGCACAAACTGCAGTGGGAATGCCCTCCTGAAACTGTTCCCTTTGATCCTCTTCTTTTAACTCTGGCAGAG GAGGGTTTTAAAGAATTACTTCTAGTTGAAGGTGCTGCTGAAAAAGCTATTCCCTTGTTGCCTCGTCTAGTTCCAGTCTTAAAGGCTGCACTG GCCCATGCAGATGATGAAATATTTAGAAGGGGATTGGATGCTCTAGTGCAATTGAGTGCTGTTGTTGGCCCATCTCTTAATGATCATCTTAAACTTCTACTCACAAAT CTTTTAAAGAGATTAATGGACAAGAAATACAGAGAAGAAGTTACTGTTGCTTTACAGAAGTTGGAGCAGTGTGGTGGAAAG GCAACTGTGGcgatcatcaaatccaaaatTCCAACCTACTGTTCTATCTACTCTTGA
- the PACRGL gene encoding PACRG-like protein isoform X2 — MSSGIQIKTKSAAQKSKTCSPESQPKPSAKLNPKTIDPFHAYSQPPSPFAATYARGGIPCRLVHGSVKHKLQWECPPETVPFDPLLLTLAEGLRETKHPYTFVSKEGFKELLLVEGAAEKAIPLLPRLVPVLKAALAHADDEIFRRGLDALVQLSAVVGPSLNDHLKLLLTNLLKRLMDKKYREEVTVALQKLEQCGGKATVAIIKSKIPTYCSIYS; from the exons ATGTCATCAGGCatccaaataaaaacaaaatctgcagcccagaaaagcaAGACATGTTCTCCAGAATCACAGCCAAAGCCTAGTGCCAAGCTGAATCCTAAAACTATTGACCCA TTTCATGCTTATTCTCAGCCACCATCTCCATTTGCTGCTACATATGCTAGAGGTGGCATTCCATGTAG GTTAGTTCATGGATCAGTAAAGCACAAACTGCAGTGGGAATGCCCTCCTGAAACTGTTCCCTTTGATCCTCTTCTTTTAACTCTGGCAGAG GGACTAAGAGAGACAAAACATCCTTATACTTTTGTTTCCAAGGAGGGTTTTAAAGAATTACTTCTAGTTGAAGGTGCTGCTGAAAAAGCTATTCCCTTGTTGCCTCGTCTAGTTCCAGTCTTAAAGGCTGCACTG GCCCATGCAGATGATGAAATATTTAGAAGGGGATTGGATGCTCTAGTGCAATTGAGTGCTGTTGTTGGCCCATCTCTTAATGATCATCTTAAACTTCTACTCACAAAT CTTTTAAAGAGATTAATGGACAAGAAATACAGAGAAGAAGTTACTGTTGCTTTACAGAAGTTGGAGCAGTGTGGTGGAAAG GCAACTGTGGcgatcatcaaatccaaaatTCCAACCTACTGTTCTATCTACTCTTGA